In Nostoc sphaeroides, the genomic window TTAACATATTGCTTTAATCATGTCAAGCTTATTTTAGAACTACTTTAGTACATGAGGCGCGGAAATAAATATATCATTTCAAATGGCGCAAGAAGCTCGGAATACAATAAATACCTTTGACTTTTGACTTCCGCCTTGCGTTACTAGCTTGTCTGGAGAAGATATATTACCTGGTTTTGTTTTGCATTTACGGCTACTGTGCGCTTAATTACAATTCCGAACATAGAGGCATTGCAATGCAACGTCTCTACAAACATTATGGATAGGAAACTTATTTTATCCAAACTGCATTGGCTATACTACTGCTAGAAATGAATTTATATTAAAAATTAGCGGATTTATTTGTGACTATTATGTATAAATAATCATCCTAAAGAATCCAGATATTTACAAATTGAAGAGATTGTGTTTTGTTACCCGTGCTGTCACAATTATTAAATTATTCTCAGTATTTGTTTTTAATTTCCAATTTTAACAGATGGAGGGCATCTGCGGCATAAAGGGCGATCGCATGATCAAAAAATGGTATCGAGTCCAAAAGCTAAAAGCAATATTCATCCTAGCATTGGCAGTTGTATTTACTAATGCTGTAGTCTCCTATAGCAACACTGTGAAGCTGATTCACAACCAGCAATGGGTGATATACTCCTATAAAGTGGTTACTCAACTTGAAAGTATCAAATCTACACTCAAAGATACTGAAACTGCACAACGTAATTACCTAATTACAGCAGATGTAGATGATCTAAAAATTTATATTGCAGCTAATCAACAAACTAATAAGAATATTCAAATTATTCGGAAGTTAACTGCTGATAACCATCAAAAGCAGCAGTGGATTTCTTTGCTGGAGCCGAAAATTACCAACAGGCTCAAAATGCTGCAACAAGAAATTTCCCTCAGACAAAATCAAGGATTTGAAGCAGTTCGGCAGCGCATTTTATCTGACAAAGACAAGCAAAGCAGCAAAGAAATCCAACAGCTTATTCACGACTCTTTAGAGGTAGAGCAAAATTTATTACAGCAGGGAATGCAGCAGGCAGAAGCAAGTTCCCAAAAGGCGATAGTCACATTTTTTATCGCTGCTGTTGTGGATTTGGTGCTGGTAGCGTTGTTGTATGACTTGTTGTGGCGTTATATCAGACAACTTCAGCAGACGGAACTGGCCCTACGGCAAAGTGAAAATCGTTTACGAGCCATGATAGATGCAGAACCAGAATGCATCAAATTAATTGCCAGGGATGGCACCCTTTTAGAAATTAATGCAGAAGGGTTGGCAATGATGGAAGTGGAAAGTGCTGATGTATTGATTGGTAAAGCTATTGATGATCTAATTGTACCAGAGTATAGAGCAGCCTTTGCCGACTTGCATAAAAATGTCTGCCAAGGTAACAAGGGGACTTTAGAGTTTGAAATCTTGGGATTTAAAGGTACCCGCCGCTACATGGAAACTCATGCCGTACCATTGCGTAACGAATCTGATGGTACGTTCATCCATTTGGCACTGATGCGAGATATAACTCAGCAAAAACAGGCAGAACAGAAAATCCGTGAACAAGGGTTGCTGCTGGATGTATCAAGTGATGCGATTCTGGTGCGAAATATCCACAACCAAATATTGTTTTGGAATCAAGGTGCCCAACGTCTATACGGCTGGAAAACTGCGGAAGTTGTGGGTAAGAATGTTTTGCAACTTTTGTATAAAGACATTTCACCACAGCTAGAAGATGCTTACTTGAGGGTGATGAATACAGGTGAGTGGCGGGGTGAGTTGCATCAACTGACAAGGGAAGGTAAAGTAATTATCGTTGAAAGTCGGTGGATATTGATCCGAGATGATAATGGACAACCCAAATCCATTTTGAGTGTGAACACCGAGATTACGCAGCAGAAACAACTGGAAGCTCAACTTCTGCGATCGCAACGTTTGGAGAGTATCGGCACTTTAGCTAGTGGTATCGTCCATGACCTGAACAATATACTATCGCCAATTTTAATGTCAGTTCAACTGTTGCAGAAAAAATTGCCCGATTCGCAGAGTCAGCAAATACTGCAAACTTTAGAAAATAATGTGAAACGCGGCGCTAATTTGCTCAAGCAAGTGTTATCTTTTGCACGGGGCATCGAAGGTAAACAGACAATTGTCCAAATTCAGCCTTTGATGGTAGAAATTGAGCAAATTATCACTCAAACATTCCCCAAATCCATCATCTGTCAGGCAGATATCCCTAAAAATCTGTGGTATGTCCGTGGAGACGCAACTCAAATACATCAGGTGCTGATAAATTTAGTAGTTAATGCCCGTGATGCTATGCCCAATGGTGGTATATTGAGGATTGCTGCGGAAAATCTGGTGATTGGTGAACATTCTACCCAGATAAATATTGATGCTAAAGTGGGTTCTTATATTGCGATCGTGGTAACGGATACTGGTATGGGAATGCCGCCGGCAGTCCAGCAACGGATTTTTGAACCATTTTTTACTACCAAAGAGATAGGCAAAGGTACAGGTTTAGGACTTTCTACCGCGTTGGGTATTATTAAGAATCATGGTGGTTTTGTCAATGTTTACAGTCAGGTAGGCAGAGGGACTCAATTTACAGTGTACTTGCCTGCCTCAACATCTAAAGACACACATTTGCTGTCTCCAGAACTGGAATCAGTTATAGGAGATAGCTAATGAAAGTATCACAGACTACAAATAATCCTGTCAACCAAAACTTTCTGTCCACGTTGGAAATGAGAACAGTCTAACTTAGTCCTCAGCCGGAAGTTCAACAAGTCATAGCGAGGTGAAGCATCTGGTGGATGACTTACTCTTGGTGGGATATCGAGTGCTTCGATTGGACAACCGCCAATTGTGGAATCTGGAGTCACCCTAAAACTAAAGCCGGGTAATTCAAGGCGCTTCACTACAATGTTCCGCAAATGGCGAGAATGGTGAATAACATTTGAGAGCATTTTTACCATCAGCCAAAAATTAGCGATCGCTTAGTAAGTAAGTCGGTGCAATAAAATCAAACTATGTAAACAAAAGTAAATAAGCCTCAAACTCTTTCTCTCCCTGCTCCCTGCCCCCAGCAAGAACTGCCTTATTGCAACAATAATTATTTACGCCGACCTACTTAATACAGCAGATTGCGCTCTAATCTAATACACGTAGAGACGAAGAAAAGCTACGTCTCTACAAGGTTTTGGGTTTTAATATGTACTTCATTTACCTGAAATCTGCTGTAATGGGAATAGTACCTTTATAGCGGTTAATTTCTGCTAAAATATTTATTCTTGGTTCTTCAGTAGCTGTTAGAGATCGCAGTTGGATTAACAGCAGTAATTTCTGAGTAACGAGCAAAATCAGTAATGTTAAATGTAAGAATATGAGTTAGCCCATGCACCAGCATTGCTGCAACCAGTCGCGCATCGTGTACGTTAATTCCCCTAATTCCATAGGCAATTACTAGCCTTTCCCATTCCTGGTAAATTGCTTCAGTATCTAGCAACAATGGAAAAAACACCTTTAAACGGTTAACTTCTGCCTGTGTTTCTGCTACACTACGCCCTAAGCCATTTCGCTCGGTTGGGCGTGTGTAGACGTTCCAAAATTCAATCAAGTTTTGCGGTACGATGTGAGACTGTTCGCCGCGATCGCGTAACGTCCTGATAGCATTAATGGCATCCGGGTTCATTGGATGGCTAAGGTCTACACTCCTTAACAGGACATTACTATCTACGAGATAAGCCACTTAGCCTCGTTCTCCATAAATACTTGAGCGGCTAATGGCTTCATCCGAAAGCGACGGGAGGTTAAGCTCTCGGTGGCTCTCCACCCACTCAGTAAATGCTGTCACCCACTCTTGGGGAGTTGCAGTTTCATAGAAAGGGCGTTCCCTTGATGGTTGCACCAGCTGCTCAAGCATGGAATTTAAGTGAGGTTTAATCTCCGATGGAGTACGCTTAGAAATCTTCGCCAACAAAAGCGTAATTGTTTCAATATCTTTACTATGGGCTTGTTCTAAATCACTCACAACGGATTTTGGTTGACTGTTCATAACTAAAATATCATATAAATTTAAGTTAATGGCTTATTTTTAAGCTTAAAGTATTTCAACTAAATCAACTTTGTTTGAGCTAACCACAAGTAGGTTTAAATGTGAGGAAAATAAAATTACTGGCTTTGATATTAATTAGTTTGGCAATGGTGTTGTGGTTGAATTTGCGTTTCTCAACACCGTCAATACCAACTGTTGCATCGTCACCACCAAAAACTATCCGCTACTTCGAGCGCACTTTGCCCCAAAGCATCGCTCACATTCTGTTGATTCCAGCTAATAGCAAATTTTTGGTAACTCCTGCATTATCACAAAAGGTAAACACTGTAGAGGAATTTGCCAAGAAGCATCGAGCCGTAGCTATTTTGAATGCAGGCTTTTTTGACCCAATTAACCAAAAAACTACATCATATATTGTCATACAAAGAAAGTTGGTTGCTGACCCCAAGGAAAACGAACGATTAGTAAACAATCCCAACTTAAAACCTTACCTGAGTCAAATATTCAATCGCTCAGAATTCCGCCGCTATTTATGTGGGCAAACTATTAGCTATTCAATTGCCCTACACAGTCAGTCACCACCAGCCGGTTGTCAGTTAGTCGATGCTATAGGTGCAGGCCCAAGCCTATTACCAGAACTCACGTTAGCAAAAGAGGGCTTTGTAGATAATGCCACCAAACGAGATGCACTTGGCAGCAACCAACCCAATGCCAGAACTGCCGTAGGTATTACCCGTGATGGCAGCATTGTATTAGTTATGGTGGCTCAAAAACCCTCGGCTCCCGCTAATTCTGGGATATCTTTACCAGCATTAGCTGATTTTATGAAAACTCTTGGTGCTGATAAAGCGATGAATCTCGACGGGGGGAGTTCGTCTTCGCTTTATTACAATGGCAAAACCTTTTACGGAAAGGTTGATTTGGAAGGAAATTCTATGAAGCGTCCCGTGAAATCAGTTTTGCTGGTTCAGAAAAACTAGTAGTCTGTCAAGAAATAATTGACCAAATAATTATTAATTCATAATTCATAATTCATAAATTTTAAAATGAGTACAGCAGCCCCCAATACGGTTCAGTTAAGGATTTTTGGTACTAATTTTAGACCTGTAGAGACGCGAAATTTCGCGTCTTTACCAAGGTTTTTGGGCTTAACTGAACTGTATTGCAGCAGCCCCCACGCTCATTTTTAAATCAGTGGTCTTAAATCAGTGGAGAGTTCAAGCTCCCACTGATAGCGAAGCGTTAGCGAGTCATCGTTCGCGCAGCGTCTCGTAGAGAGCGTCTTTAAATTATGAATTATTAATTATCAATTATGAATTAGTTTGACAGATAGATTAAGAGTAGAGACGGCGATTTATCGCGTCTCCCTAACCGTCAAATTTAACGAGACAGACTACTAGTTATCTGTCTCATTAAATTTTATCCGTTTGTAGTGAGGACTTAAGTCCTCAAATATTCAAGCACTAAAGTGCTTACTACAAACCTACCAAAATTTTTGCGATAAACCACTAGTTTTGAACGCTATCTGAAGGAGCAAGTCTTTACTTTCCTCTTACCGCCGACTGCGAAAACCCTGTCTTCCATTAACTTGGTCAAAAAGGACATCGTATTTATCAAAAAATGCGATGCCAGGATTTACAAATATAGGAAGTTCTGCCTGTGGTGAGATACTCAAATTCCAGCGATTAAATCCGTCGCGGGTTCCTGGTGTCAGGCTGTAATCAAAAATGCTATTAATAGCTACTTTCAAAGCATTTGTTGAGCGTAATACTCCCGGTTTGAGTTTACCTGCTGTGGAAGCTGACTTGAATTCAGTCAAACCATTAATAGTTCCAGTATCAGTAATCATTGTGCTATTACAAGAATTTTTAGCAGAACTTCCAGCAAGAGTTAAACAAACTTTACTCAGTCGAGAGTCCCATCTATTACCAGGTACACCATTAATTTCAGGTTGTTTACTCCAAGCAGCCATTTTGAAACCTGCTTGATTATCAGCAGTTAAACCGAGAATTAAACTGCCATTCTTGTTAGTACCACCATTTCCAATCACGATAAATCCGTTACTCAGATTGCCTGGTAATTTTCTTAACGGATTATAGAGAAGTGACTTTTCAAAATAGTTGACACCGATAATACCGGAAAATGGCACACCATTCTTTGCTGAACAATTCGGCTTTTGGGCAGTACATTGGCGACTAGTAACAATCTGTACCGGAACGGGTTCTGCGGCGGGAAGCAACCCAAATCGGATGTTAGTATAAACTAATTCTCCCTCCAGGATAGTACCATCACTTAATACCTCCTTGATATTTTGTCCCGTTCTGCGGATAGGGGCATTACCTAAAAACTCTTTGGGAACTCGCAGCCCTGCTGAACCAGTATCTAATAAAATACGCCTTGGCTGACCACCTGCGATCGCCATTTCCAAAAAATACCCACGAACTCGTTGACCGAGGGAAGGTTTTGTGTATAAAGGTAGGGATATAGTATCAAAAGTTGGCTTGCGGGGTGTATTTTGAGAGATATCGCGCAACGCTGAATTGGGAAAAAGAGCCGCAAATGCTGATTGTCGTTGGGCTGCTGGTTCAGGTGCGATATCCCAAAGGCTTTCGTAGTAGAAAAAGCCGCTACCTAAACCGCGTTGTTGCGCTGCTTCTACCTGGGATTGGATTTGTGGCATAGAAACTGGACGATTTCGCAATCCTGCCATAATACCGATACCAGTTGGGATGACTTGTTTTGTTTCTAAAATTTCTGGGCGGTTAATTTGAGCGATAAAACTTTCTAAATCATTACGGTATACTTGCATCACTAACTCATCGACAATACCCAACCGTACCCAGTTGAGCCAGTCTTGCAGTTGCAGCTTGTAGGCGAAATCATAATAATTAGGAGCAACTGAGAAAATAGCATTCGGTTTTCTAGCTTTCACAGTTTGGTAGAGGTCTACCATGAATGTGCTGATTTTATCTGCCCGCCATTTTATCCATGCTTGGGCTTGAGGATTGGGCGGGGGAGGATTGCCAGTTTCTTGAGTATATAAACTAATTGTGTATTTATCGTAACCAAAATCCACAGGTAAACTCGTATGGTCGTCAAATTGAACGCCATCAGCATCGTATTGAGTAATGACTTCCATCACAAGTTCGGTGATAAACTTTTGCACTTGGGGGTGAAACGGATTCAACCACGCTACTTCACCCGCAGCACTAATTGAAGTTTGCGTACCATCCCGCTTTTGTGTCAGCCAATCTGGATGCTGGGATGCGAGTTCCGAACTTAGGGGAACCATGAAACCAAATTCAAACCAAGGTATTGCTAGTAACCCTTCTCTGCGGGCTTGGCTAATAATGTCTGCAATCACATCTTGTCCATCTTTTCCCTTAAAGAAGAAGGGAATACCCTTTTTTTGCATGACAGCGCTGGGGTAATATGTATAGCCATCGTTCCAGACTACTGGATAAACAGTGTTAAAGTTTAACTGCCGCAGTTGGCTCATGGCTGCAAGCACCTGCGAACGATTTCGGAAAACGCTAAAATCGTTACCACTGAGCCACACCCCCCGAATTTCTTGACGAGGTTGAGGAGGTAGTTGGGCAACGCTAGGGGCAAAAGTGTTGAGTAGTAATACCGCAAGGAATGATATTAGACATAATAATGGCAGCAGACGCTTCCTTAAAAGCCACCAACCTTGATGAATAAGGCGACTAGGCGCAATACCAGACGCTTTAGGTAGCTTGCTACGACATAGAAGTAAGCCTCTACGCACAGGCTTAAATAGTAAGTTAGTTAAAATAGCATTAATTTTTATGGTTTTTTCCCAGAACTGAGTTGTCATTACTTCTGCTTACTAAATGAGGTTAATTGGTTATATTTCATTTCTTATCAACATTAAATTACTGCATCAGGAAAACTGATACAGTAATTTAGCTGCAAGATAGTTGACGCAGTTATCGGGTTAGTAGTGCCAAGTATAAATGTTTCAAATGTAACCTGTAATATATTTGCGCTGCACTCACGCCTACGCCTGGTAGATTTTTTGCATAGCACCATTCCTCTTATTGAAATTAAGTCACAATGATAATAGGCAATCATAGAGGGTGCTGTTATGTCTGGTCTAACTCAAACTGTTCGGAACTTGTTCATTCGGATTCAAGGCTTGCTTGATGTTTTATTCCAAAGTGTTTCCAATTTTTTCGGAAATTTCTTTGGTTTTTTTGGCAACCTGTTTGGATTCAATAGCTCTGGTTATTTCTTGGAATCTGATCGGGAGCAAGGTACAAAACAAGCTTCTGCAAAAGAGCAAATTGAAACGAATCAGGATAACACTCCTAAAATTTCCGCCACTACCCGCCGTCGTTCTAATGCCAAAATTGACGACTACTTCCTCAATATGGCTCGTGATGTGAAAAAGAATTAATAAAATCAGCAATTGGAGGGTGATCTTAGTAATGCGATCGCGTACCACTCCGTGGAAGCAAGCTACGCCAAGCGTCTCGTAGAGAAGCTCGTCGTAGGCATCGCTTTGCCACCCACTGCAAGGAAAAGGTAGAGCTACCAATTAATTACTGTTAAAATTGTTACCTTCGCAAACTCTTGGTCGGCAGTCACCAAACTTGCTGAATTTTGGAGCGCCATTGCTGCAATAATTGCATCTGGTAGTTTCAACCGATATTGCTGGCGAATTTCAATGATTTTCTTAATCAAAACAGCATCACTCGCTACTAAGTTGACAACCTCAACTCGTTGCAAAAACTGCTCAAAAAGCTGACGATCCTCTTGACTTAGCCCAGAAAACGCGAGAAATTCAATTTTGCTAATAACTGAAACTCCAATCCAATCAGTATCTTGGAGTAATTGAATAAGTTGAGAATTTCCTTGAAGCAGAGCTACTATCGCATTCGTATCCAACACGTAGCGATTACCACTCATAGCGTAGATTCCTCTGCATTGCTACCGCATCTCCTTGCCAAGTTAATCGCCCCACCAAATCGGAGAAATCATAATTAGGTTGCTGCTTTCCCTCTAAAGAAACTGGATTCAAAACAACTACAATGTCCACTTCAACCGCCGCTAACTGTGTTGGAATATTAAGATTTAAATATCCTGATTCATCGATTTTAGTTGTAAGTTTTAAAACTTCCATTGCCAAATAATTAGTAAACCTTATCTTATTCTAGATTTTGTAGAGCGAACATTGCTTAATCAGATCCTCAGAACCCCGACTTTTTTGAAAAGTCGGGGTTCTTGTACCTCACGATAAATATTCTTCTGGTGTTTTCAAACTACTCGTTTAGCCCCCTAACTTTTTAGATCCCCCTAAATCCCCCGATAAATTGGGGGACTTTAAGAGACTCTTAGCCCCCCTTTTTAAGGGGGTTGGGGGGATCTAAGACTTTAACAACACGCCGTAGCCCCTAAAAAAATCTGTTACCAAAACTGCAACCACAGATGAGTCCGCTAGCTGCACCTATAAAATCAACATAAAGTTTCAGCAATATTACTGGCGACAATTAAATAATTTACTAATCATCGGAATTCATGCCGACGGGATAGGGCTGTAAATAATCACTGATTGAGGCTGTGAGGCTAAAGAATGAAGAGAAGTGCAAAGTCTCAACGAGTTTGCTGGTGGTTTCTACCAAAATTGACCCGCTACAGTTTAACTTTCTTGCTGAGTGCGGTAATGCTTGCTGATGCTGTGGGGGCGACACCGAGAAACCGAGGGTTGCAGATAGCACAGCAGCCAGCAAACGCACAACAAGATGCCACTAGTGCTGCTGCGGAACGGGTTTTTCAAGAGGGGATGCAGCTTTATCAACAAGGTACAGCAGAATCACTGCGACAGGCGATCGCAAAATGGCAAGAAGCGCTGAAGCTTTGGCAACAAGTTGATGATAAAGGCTGGGAAGCCACCACCCTCAACAATATTGGCTTAGTCTACTCCGATTTAGGAGAAAAGCAACAAGCAATTCAATACTACAATCAAGCTTTACCCATATTCCGTGCAGTGGGGAACAGGACAGGGGAAGCCATCAGCCTCGTTAGCATTGGCGCTGTCTACTCTGATTTAGGAGAAAAGCAACAAGCAATTCAATACTACAATCAAGCTTTACCCATATTCCGTGCAGTGGGGGACAGGGGAGGGGAAGCCACCACCCTCAACAATATTGGCTTAGTCTACTCTGATTTAGGAGAAAACCAAGAAGCGCTCAAATACTACAACCAAGCTTTACCCATACGCCGTGCAGTGGGGGATAGGCGAGGGGAAGCCATCACCCTCCACAATATTGGCTTAGTCTACTACTCATTAGAACAAAAGCAAGAAGCGCTCAAATACTACAACCAAGCTTTACCCATATTTCGTGCAGTGGAGGACAGGAAAGGGGAAACCAACACCCTCAACAATATTGGCGCTGTCTACGACTCGTTAGGAGAAAACCAAGATGCACTCAGATACTACAACCAAGCTTTACCCATATCCCGTGCAGTGGAGGACAGAAAAGGAGAAGCCACCACCCTCAACAATATTGGCGCTGTCTACTCCTCATTAGGAGAAAACCAAGAAGCGCTCAAATACTACAACCAAGCTTTACCCATACGCCGTGCAGTGAGGGACAGGGGAGGGGAAGCCATCAGCCTCACCAGTATTGGCTTAGTCTACGACTCATTAGGAGAAAAGCAAGATGCACTCAGATACTACAACCAAGCTTTATCTATATTCCGTGCAGTTGGGCACAGGAGAGGGGAAGCCACCACCCTCAACAGTATTGGCGCTGTCTACTCCTCATTAGGAGAAAACCAAGAAGCGCTCAAATACTACAACCAAGCTTTACCCATACGCCGTGCAGTGAGGGACAAGGAAGGGGAAGCCATCAGCCTCACCAGTATTGGCGCTGTCTACTCCTCATTAGGAGAAAAACAAGAAGCGCTCAAATACTACAACCAAGCTTTACCCATATTCCGTGCAGTGGAGGGCAGAAAAGGAGAAGCCACCACCCTCAACAATATTGGCTTAGTCTACTCCTCATTAGGGGAAAAACAAGATGCACTCAGATACTACAACCAAGCTTTACCCATATTCCGTGCAGTGGAGGAGAGAAGAGGGGAAGCCATCAGCCTCACCAGTATTGGCTTAGTCTACTCTGATTTAGGAGAAAAACAAGAAGCGCTCAAATACTACAACCAAGCTTTACCCATAAACCGTGCAGTGAGGGACAAGGAAGGGGAAGCTAATACTCTCTTTCACATGGCTAATCTAGAACGCGATCGCGGTAATCTAAAAGAAGCTCAAACACAGATTCAAGCAGCTATTGAAATCATTGAAGATTTACGCACCAAAATAGCCGACAAAGAACTACGCGCTTCCTACTTTGCCTCAGTCCAAGTCTACTACAAGTTCTATATCGACTTGCTGATGGAACAGCACAAAAAAGATCCATCAAAAGGATACGATGCTTTGGCGCTGGAAGTTAGCGATCGCTCCCGCGCCCGTGTTCTAATTGAATTACTAACCGAAGCAAACATAGATATCAAAAAAGGCATTGACCCAACACTTTTAGCAGAAGAACGCCGTCTACAAGGGCAAATCAATGCTCAAGAAAAATTATTATCAGAACTATCATCTAAAAAAGAAACCCCAGAACAAGTTTTAACCAACACCAAACAAAAAATCGAAGACATACTCAAACAACAGCGAGAACTTCAGATAAAAATTCGCGCCAAAAACCCGGAATATGCCGATTTGATATATCCCAAACCTTTGACTCTCAAAGAAATTCAGCAACAACTAGATAAAGACACACTGCTATTGCAATATTCTTTAGGTAAAGAACGTAGCTATCTTTGGGCTGTCACACCCGATTCTCTCTATAGCTATGAACTCCCAGGAAGTGAAAAGATAGACAAAGCAGCCAAGAATTTATACAACAACTTAAGAAATCCGGGGATGCAGGGAGTTTCCCCAGAAGATACAGGGAAAGCTGCTAATGAACTGAGTCAACTTATCCTTGCGCCAGTTGCTGATAAATTGGGGAAAAAACGCCTAGTAATTGTTGGTGATGATGCCTTACAATACATTCCCTTTGCGGCATTAACTGACCTAACCCCCCAGCCCCCTTCCCTATCAGGGAAGGGGGAGCAAGATAAACTCCCCTCTCCTCCCAGGAGAGGGGTTGGGGAAGAGGTCAATTATCAACCATTGGTAGTCAACCATGAAATTATCAGTCTACCTTCCGCCTCGACCATTGCTATTCTCAGGAAACAAATCAAAGGGCGGATAAAAGCACCGAAAACCCTCGCCATCCTTGCAGACCCAGTGTTTAGTGCTAATGATCAGCGAGTAACTAATAAATCTTCCAACGTTGCTAATAATAACGTTGACCAGCAAGTAGAAGAGTCTGCCTTGAAGCGGTCTACTAGAAACATGAACCGCAGTGAAATTGGAAGACTCCCAGGAACAGAACAAGAGGCGCAGGAAATTCTTAAACTTGTGCCAGCGTCAGAGAATCTCCAAGCTTTTGGTTTTGATGCTAACTACAACTGGGCTACTAGTGACCAACTGAGTCAATACAAGATGCTGCATTTTGCTACCCACGGCTTTCTAGACAGCACTGACCCAGAGTTATCAGGAATTGTCCTTTCCCTGATAGATAAACAAGGTAAGTCCCAAAGAGGCTTTCTGCGCCTCACTGATATCTTTAACCTCAACTTCCCGGCGGAGTTGGTGGTGCTGAGTGCCTGCTCAACCGGACTGGGCAAGGAAGTTAAAGGAGAAGGATTAGTGGGATTGACAAGAGGGCTAATGTATGCAGGTGCAGCGCGGGTGGTAGTGTCTTTATGGAACGTTAATGATAAAGCGACATCGTTATTGATGAGTCAATTTTACAGCGAAATGTTACAGCAAGGGAAAACTCCGGCTGCTGCCCTCAGAGCCGCACAACTCAAAATGTGGGAACAAGAAAAGTGGCGAAATCCTTATTCTTGGTCGGCTTTTACCCTGCTGGGTGAATGGCGGTGAACGTTGGAACCCCGCTTCTATTCCTCTAAGAGAAAGGTCGAGAGGCTTTGATTCTTGCTCTCCAAAGGTCGAATTACCCCCCTTAATCCCCCCTTGTAAAGGGGGGAAAAAGAAATCCAGTTCCCTCCCCTTTACAAGGGGAGGGTTAGGGAGGGGTAAATACTGTAAGACAAAATTTATTAGGAGTGATTTTTCATGAAAAGCATATTTACATCCAGACAATTTATTTTTCCCTGCATAGCAACAATTGGGATAGGAATTTTGGGGATTTGGGCTTCAGTCTCAGCCAAACCACAAACCCCACCCAGCTTTACCAAAGCTGAAAATCCCGGCGAATTTAAACTAGAAGGAAAAGGGGAGCCTTCAGTGCTAAATCAGAAAGAAGAACTCCCCGGAGAACGAGCCATTGTTGGTTCAAAAGATGACCGTATCCCTATGACTAGCAGAGACTACCCTTGGTCAGCCATTGGTAAAATCGAGGGGGTAGGTGCTGACGGTAGCGGTTATAGTTGCACGGGAACATTGATTGCTGAAGACGTTGTTTTGACAAATGCTCACTGTGTCGTTAACCCGGAAACCCGAAAAATTAGTCAAGCGATCGCATTTGAGCCAAACTTAGTTAATGGTGTCGTCAAAAGTAAAAATGATATAGCCTACGCCACTAATGTTTATTACGGCACAGACTTTAAAAATGGCACTTTAGCCGACTACGCAAACGATTGGGCAATTTTGAAGCTCAACAAGCCTATCGGGAAAAAATATGGTT contains:
- a CDS encoding PAS domain S-box protein, encoding MEGICGIKGDRMIKKWYRVQKLKAIFILALAVVFTNAVVSYSNTVKLIHNQQWVIYSYKVVTQLESIKSTLKDTETAQRNYLITADVDDLKIYIAANQQTNKNIQIIRKLTADNHQKQQWISLLEPKITNRLKMLQQEISLRQNQGFEAVRQRILSDKDKQSSKEIQQLIHDSLEVEQNLLQQGMQQAEASSQKAIVTFFIAAVVDLVLVALLYDLLWRYIRQLQQTELALRQSENRLRAMIDAEPECIKLIARDGTLLEINAEGLAMMEVESADVLIGKAIDDLIVPEYRAAFADLHKNVCQGNKGTLEFEILGFKGTRRYMETHAVPLRNESDGTFIHLALMRDITQQKQAEQKIREQGLLLDVSSDAILVRNIHNQILFWNQGAQRLYGWKTAEVVGKNVLQLLYKDISPQLEDAYLRVMNTGEWRGELHQLTREGKVIIVESRWILIRDDNGQPKSILSVNTEITQQKQLEAQLLRSQRLESIGTLASGIVHDLNNILSPILMSVQLLQKKLPDSQSQQILQTLENNVKRGANLLKQVLSFARGIEGKQTIVQIQPLMVEIEQIITQTFPKSIICQADIPKNLWYVRGDATQIHQVLINLVVNARDAMPNGGILRIAAENLVIGEHSTQINIDAKVGSYIAIVVTDTGMGMPPAVQQRIFEPFFTTKEIGKGTGLGLSTALGIIKNHGGFVNVYSQVGRGTQFTVYLPASTSKDTHLLSPELESVIGDS
- a CDS encoding type II toxin-antitoxin system VapC family toxin, whose translation is MAYLVDSNVLLRSVDLSHPMNPDAINAIRTLRDRGEQSHIVPQNLIEFWNVYTRPTERNGLGRSVAETQAEVNRLKVFFPLLLDTEAIYQEWERLVIAYGIRGINVHDARLVAAMLVHGLTHILTFNITDFARYSEITAVNPTAISNSY
- a CDS encoding phosphodiester glycosidase family protein encodes the protein MRKIKLLALILISLAMVLWLNLRFSTPSIPTVASSPPKTIRYFERTLPQSIAHILLIPANSKFLVTPALSQKVNTVEEFAKKHRAVAILNAGFFDPINQKTTSYIVIQRKLVADPKENERLVNNPNLKPYLSQIFNRSEFRRYLCGQTISYSIALHSQSPPAGCQLVDAIGAGPSLLPELTLAKEGFVDNATKRDALGSNQPNARTAVGITRDGSIVLVMVAQKPSAPANSGISLPALADFMKTLGADKAMNLDGGSSSSLYYNGKTFYGKVDLEGNSMKRPVKSVLLVQKN
- a CDS encoding glycoside hydrolase family 10 protein — encoded protein: MTTQFWEKTIKINAILTNLLFKPVRRGLLLCRSKLPKASGIAPSRLIHQGWWLLRKRLLPLLCLISFLAVLLLNTFAPSVAQLPPQPRQEIRGVWLSGNDFSVFRNRSQVLAAMSQLRQLNFNTVYPVVWNDGYTYYPSAVMQKKGIPFFFKGKDGQDVIADIISQARREGLLAIPWFEFGFMVPLSSELASQHPDWLTQKRDGTQTSISAAGEVAWLNPFHPQVQKFITELVMEVITQYDADGVQFDDHTSLPVDFGYDKYTISLYTQETGNPPPPNPQAQAWIKWRADKISTFMVDLYQTVKARKPNAIFSVAPNYYDFAYKLQLQDWLNWVRLGIVDELVMQVYRNDLESFIAQINRPEILETKQVIPTGIGIMAGLRNRPVSMPQIQSQVEAAQQRGLGSGFFYYESLWDIAPEPAAQRQSAFAALFPNSALRDISQNTPRKPTFDTISLPLYTKPSLGQRVRGYFLEMAIAGGQPRRILLDTGSAGLRVPKEFLGNAPIRRTGQNIKEVLSDGTILEGELVYTNIRFGLLPAAEPVPVQIVTSRQCTAQKPNCSAKNGVPFSGIIGVNYFEKSLLYNPLRKLPGNLSNGFIVIGNGGTNKNGSLILGLTADNQAGFKMAAWSKQPEINGVPGNRWDSRLSKVCLTLAGSSAKNSCNSTMITDTGTINGLTEFKSASTAGKLKPGVLRSTNALKVAINSIFDYSLTPGTRDGFNRWNLSISPQAELPIFVNPGIAFFDKYDVLFDQVNGRQGFRSRR
- a CDS encoding threonine dehydratase, giving the protein MSGLTQTVRNLFIRIQGLLDVLFQSVSNFFGNFFGFFGNLFGFNSSGYFLESDREQGTKQASAKEQIETNQDNTPKISATTRRRSNAKIDDYFLNMARDVKKN